A portion of the Trichoplusia ni isolate ovarian cell line Hi5 chromosome 12, tn1, whole genome shotgun sequence genome contains these proteins:
- the LOC113499609 gene encoding arfaptin-2, producing the protein MSKWQSERSIHEMLKDTPPLRESSDSITSGTEPKFPTSRSMPFPPAYVPPDVSQNGGAGSSTLLRAGSSKLDAIRNWGVSTYKCTKQILYEKLGKSSRTVDTELEAQIEMLRETQRKYNGVLRLSGALTQQLAAAAHTQRALGEAFAELAQKSPELQNQFLYNADTQRTLTRNGETLLAALHFFNNSLNTLTNKTIEDTLLTIRQYEAARVEYDAYRSELEAGRAAPEPALAQVERQRRHYERLRDDSAVKLRLLHENRVKVMNKQLLLFHNAVSAYFSGNNVALEAAVRHFNIHTSSAAGGAPAPLARRPCPRP; encoded by the exons ATGTCTAAATG GCAATCGGAGCGCAGCATCCACGAGATGCTGAAGGACACGCCGCCGCTGCGCGAGTCCAGCGACTCCATCACCTCGGGCACGGAGCCCAAGTTCCCCACGTCGCGCTCCATGCCTTTTCCTCCAGCATACG TACCCCCAGATGTGTCTCAGAATGGTGGGGCAGGCTCCAGCACCCTCCTGCGAGCCGGCTCCTCCAAGCTGGATGCCATCCGCAACTGGGGGGTGTCCACCTACAAGTGCACCAAACAAATACTCTATGAGAAGCTTGGCAAGAGCTCCCGTACCGTAGATACTG AGCTGGAGGCGCAGATCGAGATGTTGCGCGAGACGCAACGCAAGTACAACGGCGTGCTGCGGCTGAGCGGCGCGCTCACGCAGCagctggccgccgccgcgcacacGCAGCGCGCGCTGGGCGAGGCCTTCGCCGAGCTCGCGCAGAAGTCGCCCGAGCTGCAGAACCA GTTCCTATACAACGCGGACACGCAACGTACACTGACGCGCAATGGCGAGACGCTACTCGCCGCGCTGCACTTCTTCAACAACTCCCTCAACACACTCACCAACAAAACCATTGAGGACACGCTGCTCACCATCAGACAATATGAAGCCGCCAG AGTGGAGTACGATGCGTACCGCAGCGAGCTGGAGGCGGGCCGCGCGGCGCCCGAGCCCGCGCTGGCGCAGGTGGAGCGGCAGCGACGACACTACGAGCGACTGCGCGACGACTCCGCCGTCAAGCTGCGGCTGCTGCACGAAAACAGG GTGAAGGTGATGAACAAGCAGCTACTGCTCTTCCACAATGCGGTGTCAGCATACTTCAGCGGTAACAACGTGGCGCTGGAGGCAGCGGTGCGGCACTTCAACATCCACACGAGCAGCGCAGCGGGGGGCGCGCCGGCCCCGCTGGCGCGGCGGCCGTGCCCCCGCCCCTGA
- the LOC113499726 gene encoding DPH3 homolog, producing MTIFHDEIEIEDFEYDEDDEMYYYPCPCGDRFQISKEELMAGEEVATCPSCSLVVKVIYDLEKFKAEAEELCNEEGDKETVKA from the exons atgaCGATATTTCACGATGAAATAGAAATTGAAGATTTTGAATACGATGAAGATGACGAAATGTATTATTACCCATGTCCTTGCGGCGATAGGTTTCAAATAAGTAAG GAGGAATTGATGGCTGGTGAAGAAGTTGCAACTTGTCCAAGTTGTTCCCTTGTAGTGAAGGTTATATATGACCTA GAAAAGTTTAAAGCTGAGGCAGAGGAGTTGTGCAATGAAGAAGGTGATAAGGAAACTGTGAAGGCCTAA
- the LOC113499725 gene encoding EH domain-containing protein 3, translating to MFSWIKKEGEKTESIENVVEGLKRIYKTKLLPLELHYQFHDFHSPQLEDPDFDAKPMILLVGQYSTGKTTFIKYLLERDFPGIRIGPEPTTDRFIAVMYDEKEGVIPGNALVVDPKKQFRPLSKFGNAFLNRFQCSTVISPVLKGISIVDTPGILSGEKQRVDRGYDFTGVLEWFAERVDRIILLFDAHKLDISDEFRRSIEALRGHDDKIRIVLNKADMIDHQQLMRVYGALMWSLGKVLQTPEVARVYIGSFWDQPLRYDVNRRLFEDEEQDLFRDMQSLPRNAALRKLNDLIKRARLAKVHAYIVSELRKEMPSMFGKDGKKKELIKNLGQVYDRIQREQQISPGDFPDIKKMQETLANHDFTKFHPLKPKLLEVVDHMLATDIARLMDMIPQEDVNVVSEPLIKGGAFEGVEDQVSPFGYGRGEGVDAGHGDPEWICSKEKPRYDQLFQSLNPIDGKVTGAAAKTEMVKSKLPNSVLGKIWKLSDIDKDGFLDEEEFALAMHLIHVKIDGHDLPSELPAHLVPPSKRN from the exons ATGTTTAGTTGGATAAAAAAGGAAGGCGAGAAAACTGAAAGTATTGAAAATGTCGTGGAAGGTCTCAAAaggatttataaaacaaaacttttaccGCTGGAACTACACTATCAGTTCCACGACTTCCACTCGCCGCAGCTCGAGGACCCTGATTTTGATGCTAAGCCAATGATACTGCTCGTCGGTCAGTATTCAACTGgtaaaacaacttttatcaaATACTTGCTAGAGCGAGACTTCCCGGGCATTAGGATAGGCCCCGAGCCAACCACCGACAGGTTCATAGCTGTTATGTACGACGAGAAGGAGGGCGTGATCCCCGGTAACGCGCTCGTCGTCGACCCTAAGAAACAGTTCCGACCGCTTAGCAAGTTCGGCAACGCCTTCCTAAACAGATTTCAATGTTCGACCGTGATATCGCCGGTACTCAAAGGCATCTCCATCGTGGACACGCCCGGCATCCTCTCAGGCGAGAAGCAGCGTGTCGACAGGGGCTACGACTTCACTGGAGTCCTGGAGTGGTTTGCTGAGCGTGTAGATAGAATCATATTGTTATTTGATGCCCACAAACTCGATATATCTGATGAGTTCAGACGCAGTATTGAAGCACTGCGGGGTCATGATGACAAGATTCGTATTGTGTTGAATAAAGCAGACATGATTGATCACCAGCAGTTGATGCGTGTGTACGGTGCTCTCATGTGGTCATTAGGTAAAGTCCTGCAGACTCCTGAAGTAGCTAGAGTGTACATTGGATCATTCTGGGACCAGCCGCTCCGTTACGATGTCAACAGACGTTTATTTGAAGATGAAGAGCAGGATCTCTTCAGGGATATGCAGTCTCTACCGAGGAATGCAGCTCTACGCAAACTAAACGACTTGATTAAAAGGGCTCGCCTAGCTAAGGTTCATGCATATATTGTGAGTGAGCTACGGAAAGAGATGCCTTCTATGTTTGGCAAGGACGGCAAAAAGAAAGAGTTAATCAAGAATCTAGGCCAGGTGTATGACCGCATCCAAAGGGAGCAACAAATATCTCCTGGTGACTTCCCTGACATTAAGAAGATGCAGGAGACACTAGCTAACCACGACTTCACTAAATTCCACCCGTTGAAACCAAAGCTGCTGGAGGTGGTGGACCACATGCTGGCCACCGACATCGCGCGCCTCATGGATATGATCCCGCAGGAAGACGTCAATGTCGTCTCTGAGCCACTAATAAAGG GTGGCGCATTCGAGGGTGTCGAGGATCAGGTGTCGCCATTCGGCTACGGGCGCGGCGAGGGCGTGGACGCCGGCCACGGCGACCCCGAGTGGATCTGCAGCAAGGAGAAGCCGCGCTACGACCAGCTCTTCCAGTCGCTCAACCCCATTGACGGCAAAGTCACCGGCGCCG CCGCCAAGACGGAGATGGTGAAGTCGAAGCTACCCAACTCGGTGCTCGGCAAGATCTGGAAGCTGTCCGACATCGACAAGGACGGCTTCCTGGACGAAGAGGAGTTCGCGCTGGCCATGCACCTGATCCACGTGAAGATAGATGGGCACGACCTGCCCTCCGAGCTGCCCGCGCACCTCGTGCCGCCCTCCAAGCGCAACTGA